GCGGCGACGCGGCCGGCGTAGCGGTTGCCGCCACGGTCGAACACGACTGCCTCGATGCCCTGGGCCTTGGCACGCTCGGCCACGAGTTCGCCGACCTTGCGGGCCTTGGCGGACTTGTCACCCTCGAACGTGCGCAGGTCGGCTTCCATGGTGGACGCGGACGCGACGGTCTTGCCGACCGTGTCGTCGACGACCTGGACGAAGACGTGACGGCTGGAACGCGAGACGACCAGGCGCGGGCGAACCGCGGTCCCCGTGACCTTCTTGCGCAGGCGCAGGTGACGACGGCCGCGAGCTGCGGACTTGCTCGTCGAACGCTTGACGATCTTTGCCATGGCTTACTTACCAGCCTTTCCGACCTTGCGGCGGATGTGCTCGCCTTCGTAGCGGACACCCTTCGCCTTGTACGGGTCGGGCTTGCGCAGCTTGCGGATGTTGGCCGAGACCTCACCGACGAGCTGCTTGTCGATACCGGAGACCGAGAAGCGGGTCGGGTTCTCGACGACGAACGTGATGCCCTCGGGGGCCTTCACGAGGATCGGGTGCGAGTAGCCGAGCGCGAACTCGAGGTCGCTGCCCTTCGCCGTCACGCGGTAACCCGTGCCGTGGATCTCGAGCTTCTTGGTGTAGCCGTCGGTGACACCGACGACCATGTTGTTGATCAGGCTCCGCGTCAGTCCGTGACGGGCGCGCGCGTCGCGCTCGTCGTTGGGTCGCGTCACCTCGACGGATCCGTCCTCGCCCTTGGCGACGGTGATCGGCGCGGGAACCGTCAGGTCAAGGCTGCCCTTGGGGCCCTTAACCGTGACGTCCTGGCCGTCGATGGTCACCTCGACACCGGACGGGACAGGAACCGGGAGACGTCCAATACGTGACATCTGTTTCTCCTCCTAATTCCTGATTACCAGACGTAGGCGAGGACTTCCCCGCCAACACCCTTGGCCGCCGCCTGCTTGTCGGTGAGCAGACCGGAGGACGTGGAAAGAATGGCAATGCCGAGGCCACCGAGAACCTTGGGGAGGTTGGTGGACTTGGCGTAGACGCGAAGGCCGGGCTTCGAGACGCGGCGCACTCCGGCGATGGAGCGCTCACGGTTCGGGCCGTACTTCAGGTTGATCGTGAGCGTCTGGCCGACGCGGGCTTCTTCGACGGTCCAGCCGGCGATGTAACCCTCGCGTTCAAGAATCTCAGCGATGTGGGACTTCAGCTTCGAGAACGGCATGGACGTCGAGTCGTGGTGCGCCGAGTTGGCGTTCCGGACTCGCGTCAACATGTCCGCGATCGGGTCGGTCATGGTCATTGGGCTTCTCCGCCCTTCCTCACCGGGGTTTCAACCCGCGTGTGTTGGGTCGACCTACGGTGTAGAACGAACTAATGAAAGTGGTGGGTTCTTACCAGCTGGACTTGGTCACGCCCGGCAGTTCGCCGGCGTGTGCCATCTCGCGCAAGCAGATGCGGCACAGGCCGAACTTGCGGTAGACCGAGTGCGGGCGGCCGCAGCGCTGGCAGCGCGTGTAGCCACGAACCTTGAACTTCGGCTTGGCGTTCGCCTTGTTGATCAGTGCGGTCTTCGCCATCGTCACTTCTCCTTGAACGGGAATCCGAGGGCGCGCAGCAGGGCGCGGCCTTCGTCGTCGTTCGCGGCGGTCGTCACGACGGTGATGTCCATGCCGCGGACGCGGTCGATCTTGTCCTGGTCGATCTCGTGGAACATCGACTGCTCGTTCAGACCGAACGTGTAGTTGCCGTTGCCGTCGAACTGCTTCGGCGACAGGCCGCGGAAGTCGCGGATACGCGGCAGCGCAACCGAAACGAGGCGGTCGAGGAACTCCCACATGCGGTCGCCGCGCAGCGTGACGTGCGCGCCGATCGGCATGCCCTCACGCAGCTTGAACTGGGCGATCGACTTGCGTGCCTTGGTGACAGCCGGCTTCTGGCCGGTGATGGCCTCGAGGTCGCGGATGGCGCCCTCAATCAGCTTGCTGTCCTTCGCGGCGTCGCCGACACCCATGTTGACGACGACCTTGACGACACCCGGAACCTGCATCGCGTTGGCGAAGTTGAACTCGCCCTGCAGCTGGCCCTTGATCTCGTCCTGGTAGCGCGTCTTCAGACGCGGGGTGGTCTTCGTGGTCTCAGACATCACAGGTCCTTACCGGAACGCACGGACACGCGGGTACGCACGGTCTTGGTCTTGCCGTCGCGCTCGACCTGCTCGACGCGGGTGCGCACACGGGTGGGCTTGTTCGTCTCCGGGTCGACGAGGGCCACGTTCGAGACGTGGATCGGCGCCTCGACGACCGTGAGGCCGCCGGTGCCCGCACCGGGCTGACCGGCCTTGACGTGCTTCGTGACGCGGTTGATGCCCTCGACGAGGACACGCTGCGTCTCCGGGAACACGGCGATGACCTTGCCCTGCTTGCCCTTGTCGCCGCCATTCTTCTCGGAACGGCCGCTGATGACCTGGACGAGGTCGTTCTTCTTGATCTTCATCTTGGCCACCATGGTTCAGAGCACCTCCGGGGCAAGCGAAATGATCTTCATGAACTTCTTGTCGCGCAGTTCACGGCCGACGGGGCCGAAGATGCGCGTACCACGCGGGTCGCCGTCACCCTTGAGGATGACTGCCGCGTTCTCGTCGAAGCGGATGTAGGAGCCGTCTGCACGACGGCGCTCCTTCTTGGTGCGAACGATGACGGCCTTGACGACGTCACCCTTCTTGACATTGCCACCGGGGATGGCGTCCTTGACGGTGGCCACGATGGTGTCACCGATGCCGGCGTACCGGCGGCCAGAACCGCCGAGCACGCGGATGCACAGGATCTCCTTGGCACCGGTGTTGTCGGCGACACGAAGTCGCGACTCCTGCTGAATCACAGTTTCTACTCCTGTCGTCTCACTGGTTCTCGCCCGATCTGAGCGAGCCTTGCGGAACGTTTAATGGTCTCACACCGATCGGCGCACGCGAAAACCGGGAGAGTCCCCCGCGCCGGTGGGGCGACGACGAGATCGCCGCCCCACCGATGACGGGCGTGGACTTCCCGGCTACGCGCGTGCCTCGCGGCTTACTTGGCGCGCTCGAGGATCTCGACGACGCGCCAACGCTTCGTTGCCGAGAGCGGGCGGGTCTCCATGATGAGAACGCGGTCGCCGATGCCGGCGCTGTTGTTCTCGTCGTGGGCCTTCACCTTGCTGCTGCGGCGCATGACCTTGCCGTACAGGGCATGCTTGACGCGGTCCTCGACCTCGACGACGACGGTCTTGTCCATCTTGTCGCTGACGACGTAACCCTGACGCGTCTTGCGGTAGTTGCGCTCTGCCTGCTCGGTCACAGCGGTCTCCTGCTTGTCAGTCATGGTCAGCCAACCTTCTCATCACGGCCGATGTTGAGCTCGCGCTCACGCATCTCCGTGTAGATGCGCGCGATGTCCGTGCGAACGGAACGCAGACGGGCCGAGCTCTCGAGCTGGCCGGTGGCCGACTGGAAGCGCAGGTTGAAGAGTTCCTTCTTCGCCTCTGCGAGCTTCTGCGTCAGCACCTCGTCCGTCATCTCGCGCAGTGCCTTCGGCTGCAGGTCTTCCGAACCCTTGGCCATCAGATGTCACCACCTTCACGCGCGACGAAGCGGCACTTCATCGGCAGCTTGTGCATCGCGAGACGCATGGCCTCGCGCGCAACCTCTTCGGACACACCGTTGACCTCGAACATGACGCGGCCCGGCTTGACGTTGGCGACCCACCACTCCGGCGAACCCTTACCGGAACCCATGCGGGTCTCGGCGGGCTTCTTCGTCAGCGGACGGTCCGGGTAGATGTTGATCCACACCTTTCCGCCACGCTTCATGTAGCGGGTCATCGCGATACGAGCGGACTCGATCTGACGGTTCGTGACGTAAGCCGGCTCGAGAGCCTGGATGCCGTAGTCACCGAACGTGACCTGCGTGCCGCCCTTGGCGGTGCCGCTGCGCTTCGGGTGGTGCTGCTTGCGGTGCTTCACTCGACGGGGAATGAGCATCAGGCTTCGCCTCCCTCAGTCTTGGCGGGCTCGGTGACCTCGGTCGTCGTCTCGCTGGTGACAGCGGTCTGCTCGGCGCGCTGGCCACGACCGCGCCCGCGCTCACCACGGTCGCCGCGCGGGCCGTCGTTGCGGCGGCCACGGGCCGGACGCTGCGGGGCGGCGGCCTGCTCACGAGCGAGCTCCTTGGCCGTCAGGTCGCCCTTGTAGATCCAGACCTTGACACCGATGCGGCCGAACGTCGTACGCGCCTCGTAGAAGCCGTAGTCGATGTTGGCGCGCAGCGTGTGCAGCGGCACACGACCTTCGCGGTAGAACTCCGAGCGCGACATCTCGGCGCCGCCGAGACGACCGGAGCACTGGACACGGATGCCCTTGGCGCCGGCGCGCTGCGCGGACATGATGCCCTTGCGCATCGCACGACGGAAGGACACGCGCGCCGAGAGCTGCTCGGCGATGCCCTGCGCGACGAGCTGAGCGTCGGCCTCGGGGTTCTTGACCTCGAGGATGTTCAGCTGAACCTGCTTGCCCGTGAGCTTCTCCAGGCGCGAGCGGAGGCGGTCGGCCTCGGCGCCGCGGCGGCCGATGACGATGCCCGGACGCGCCGTGTGGATGTCGACGCGAACACGGTCACGCGTGCGCTCGATGTCGACGCGTGCGATACCGGCGCGCTCCATGCCCTCGGACAGGAGCTTGCGGATCGCGACGTCTTCCTT
This region of Dermacoccus nishinomiyaensis genomic DNA includes:
- the rpsQ gene encoding 30S ribosomal protein S17; translation: MTDKQETAVTEQAERNYRKTRQGYVVSDKMDKTVVVEVEDRVKHALYGKVMRRSSKVKAHDENNSAGIGDRVLIMETRPLSATKRWRVVEILERAK
- the rplX gene encoding 50S ribosomal protein L24, which gives rise to MVAKMKIKKNDLVQVISGRSEKNGGDKGKQGKVIAVFPETQRVLVEGINRVTKHVKAGQPGAGTGGLTVVEAPIHVSNVALVDPETNKPTRVRTRVEQVERDGKTKTVRTRVSVRSGKDL
- the rpsC gene encoding 30S ribosomal protein S3, with translation MGQKINPNGFRLGITTEHKSRWFADSTKPGQRYSDYVKEDVAIRKLLSEGMERAGIARVDIERTRDRVRVDIHTARPGIVIGRRGAEADRLRSRLEKLTGKQVQLNILEVKNPEADAQLVAQGIAEQLSARVSFRRAMRKGIMSAQRAGAKGIRVQCSGRLGGAEMSRSEFYREGRVPLHTLRANIDYGFYEARTTFGRIGVKVWIYKGDLTAKELAREQAAAPQRPARGRRNDGPRGDRGERGRGRGQRAEQTAVTSETTTEVTEPAKTEGGEA
- the rplP gene encoding 50S ribosomal protein L16, encoding MLIPRRVKHRKQHHPKRSGTAKGGTQVTFGDYGIQALEPAYVTNRQIESARIAMTRYMKRGGKVWINIYPDRPLTKKPAETRMGSGKGSPEWWVANVKPGRVMFEVNGVSEEVAREAMRLAMHKLPMKCRFVAREGGDI
- the rplN gene encoding 50S ribosomal protein L14; its protein translation is MIQQESRLRVADNTGAKEILCIRVLGGSGRRYAGIGDTIVATVKDAIPGGNVKKGDVVKAVIVRTKKERRRADGSYIRFDENAAVILKGDGDPRGTRIFGPVGRELRDKKFMKIISLAPEVL
- the rpmC gene encoding 50S ribosomal protein L29, whose product is MAKGSEDLQPKALREMTDEVLTQKLAEAKKELFNLRFQSATGQLESSARLRSVRTDIARIYTEMRERELNIGRDEKVG
- a CDS encoding type Z 30S ribosomal protein S14, whose amino-acid sequence is MAKTALINKANAKPKFKVRGYTRCQRCGRPHSVYRKFGLCRICLREMAHAGELPGVTKSSW
- the rplF gene encoding 50S ribosomal protein L6, with the protein product MSRIGRLPVPVPSGVEVTIDGQDVTVKGPKGSLDLTVPAPITVAKGEDGSVEVTRPNDERDARARHGLTRSLINNMVVGVTDGYTKKLEIHGTGYRVTAKGSDLEFALGYSHPILVKAPEGITFVVENPTRFSVSGIDKQLVGEVSANIRKLRKPDPYKAKGVRYEGEHIRRKVGKAGK
- the rpsH gene encoding 30S ribosomal protein S8; translated protein: MTMTDPIADMLTRVRNANSAHHDSTSMPFSKLKSHIAEILEREGYIAGWTVEEARVGQTLTINLKYGPNRERSIAGVRRVSKPGLRVYAKSTNLPKVLGGLGIAILSTSSGLLTDKQAAAKGVGGEVLAYVW
- the rplR gene encoding 50S ribosomal protein L18, which codes for MAKIVKRSTSKSAARGRRHLRLRKKVTGTAVRPRLVVSRSSRHVFVQVVDDTVGKTVASASTMEADLRTFEGDKSAKARKVGELVAERAKAQGIEAVVFDRGGNRYAGRVAAIADGAREGGLSL
- the rplE gene encoding 50S ribosomal protein L5, with protein sequence MSETTKTTPRLKTRYQDEIKGQLQGEFNFANAMQVPGVVKVVVNMGVGDAAKDSKLIEGAIRDLEAITGQKPAVTKARKSIAQFKLREGMPIGAHVTLRGDRMWEFLDRLVSVALPRIRDFRGLSPKQFDGNGNYTFGLNEQSMFHEIDQDKIDRVRGMDITVVTTAANDDEGRALLRALGFPFKEK